In Candidatus Effluviviaceae Genus I sp., the genomic stretch CAACACCGTCATCGTCGTCGAGCACGACGAGGAGACGATCCGCGCCGCCGACTGGATCGTGGACCTCGGGCCGGGCGCGGGCCGCGAGGGCGGGCACGTCGTGGCGAGCTGCCCGCCCGGCGAGCTCGTCGCGAGGCGGTCGTCCCTGACGGGCCAGTACCTCTCCGGGCGGAAGCGGATCCCAGTGCCGAGGAGCCGCAGGAACCCCGGCCGGGGCGAGCTGCGCATCGTGGGGGCGCGGGAGAACAACCTCGCCGACATCACGGTGGGGATCCCGATCGGAACGCTCACGTGCGTGACCGGCGTGTCCGGCTCCGGGAAGAGCACGCTCGTCTCCGACATCGTCTACCGCGCCCTCGCCGAGTGGTTCTACCGGTCGCGGAAGGTGCCGGGGAACTTCGACCGGATCGAGGGCATCGAGCACCTCGACAAGGTCGTCAACATCAGCCAGGCCCCCATCGGGCGGACGCCGCGATCCAACCCCGCCACGTACACCGGCACCTTCGTCCACATCCGGCAGCTTCTGGCGAGGGTCCCCGAGGCGAGGGCGCGCGGCTACCGCCCCGGGCGGTTCAGCTTCAACGTGCGCGGCGGCCGCTGCGAGGCGTGCCAGGGCGGGGGCGAGGTGAAGATCGAGATGCACTTCCTCCCGGACGTCTTCGTGACGTGCGAGGCGTGCGGAGGGCAGCGCTTCAACCGCGAGACGCTCGAGGTCCGGTACAAGGGGATGAACGTCGCGGAGATCCTCGAGATGACCGTCGAGGAGGCACTCGAGTTCTTCGGGAGCGTCCCGATGGTCACGCAGAAGCTCAGGACGCTCCGGGACGTGGGCCTCGGGTATGTCCACCTCGGCCAGTCGGCGACGACGCTCTCGGGCGGCGAGGCGCAGCGCATCAAGCTCGCCACGGAGCTCTCGCGGCGGAGCACGGGGAAGACGCTCTACATCCTCGACGAGCCGACGACGGGACTGCACATCCACGACGTGAAGATGCTCCTCGACGTTCTCGGCCGGCTCGTGGAGCGCGGCAACACCGTGCTCGTCATCGAGCACAACATGGACGTGGTGAAGACCGCCGACCACATCATCGATCTCGGCCCGAAGGGCGGCGACGAGGGCGGTCGGGTCGTGGCGGCTGGAACGCCCGAGGAGGTCGCGCGGTGCGAGGGGTCCTTCACGGGGGAGGTCCTTCGCGCGGTGCTCGAGCGCAACGGCGCGCCGGCCCGCGCCGCGGGGGGCGCGTGAGGAGGATCGACCGGGACGCCTTCGCGTCGTGGCCCGCGTACTACCGGCACTACCAGGCGGAGCTCGCGCGGCGCTTCCTGATCCCGTTCCTCGAGCAGCACGGCGTCCGCGTGGCGGGCAGCCGGGTGCTCGACGCGGGCTGCGGCATCGGCGGCGTCACCGCGGCGCTCGCGGAGAGGGGTGCCGCCTGCCTCGGCATCGACATCGGCGTCTTCGAGTGGTCGAGCGGCCCCAACCTCGAGTTCCGGCGCGCCGACGTGCTCGACGCGGGCGTCGCAGCTTCGCTTCGCGGCCGGTACGACCTGGTCGTGCTCCGCGACGTCGTCGAGCACATCGAGGACAAGGCCCGGTTGCTCGCGCACGCGCGGGACGCGCTCGCGCAGGGCGGGGCGATCCTCGTCACGTTCCCGCCGTACTGGTCCCCGTTCGGCGCGCATCAGCAGACCGAGCTGCGCGGTTCGGCGCTGCGCCTCGTGCCGTACATGCACGCCCACCCGAGGCTGGCCCACATCGCGAGGACGCGCACGACGGTCTCCGGGTTCGAGCGGCTGCTTCCGCGCGCGGGTCTCGTCGCGCGCGCGCGGCGTCTCTACGTCTCGCGCCCGTCCTTCGAGCTGCGCTACGGAGTTCCGTCGGTGGTGTTTCCCCTGCCGTGGTTGCGCGGCGTGCGGGAGATCGTCTGCACGGGAGCGACGTACCTCCTCCGCCGGAGCGGGGAGCTGCCAGAAACGCCTTGACCAGGGGGTGGAGCTCGACTAGCATCGCCGGAAGCCTTTGGACGCCCGCGACGCCTCCTGTGGGCGCTCTCGCGGCGTCGGCGGGAGGCACTGCGTTGACAGCCCACAGCGACCCTGCGCGCCGAACACCGCTCCACGACCGCCACGTCGCCGCCGGCGCGAAGTTGGTCGAGTTCGTCGGCTTCCTGATGCCGATGCTGTACGCCGGCATCGTCGCCGAGCACCTGCGGGTTCGCGCGACGGCGGGCCTCTTCGACGTCTCGCACATGGGGGAGTTCCTCGTTCACGGCCCCGGCGCGCTCGAGGCCCTCGAGCGCGTCACCACGAACCGGGCGGCGGCGCTCGCGGACGGACGCGTGCAGTACTCCGCGCTGTGCTACGAGCACGGCGGGTTCGTGGACGATCTCCTGGTCTATCGCCTCGGCGACCGCTACATGCTCGTCGTCAACGCCGCGAACAAGGACAAGGACCT encodes the following:
- a CDS encoding class I SAM-dependent methyltransferase yields the protein MRRIDRDAFASWPAYYRHYQAELARRFLIPFLEQHGVRVAGSRVLDAGCGIGGVTAALAERGAACLGIDIGVFEWSSGPNLEFRRADVLDAGVAASLRGRYDLVVLRDVVEHIEDKARLLAHARDALAQGGAILVTFPPYWSPFGAHQQTELRGSALRLVPYMHAHPRLAHIARTRTTVSGFERLLPRAGLVARARRLYVSRPSFELRYGVPSVVFPLPWLRGVREIVCTGATYLLRRSGELPETP